Proteins from a genomic interval of Brucella intermedia LMG 3301:
- a CDS encoding response regulator transcription factor gives MDRKTSSTRWQRFIRAAFTSTTSSTNVYAFDPNGGPDNAHNTVRVQISHLRKRLPSYGWTIPMNHRGAGNHGYYCLEPVANDNVPAADRRAAA, from the coding sequence GTGGACAGAAAAACATCGTCGACGCGCTGGCAGCGATTTATCCGCGCCGCATTTACATCAACGACCTCGTCGACAAACGTCTATGCTTTCGATCCGAACGGCGGACCGGACAACGCGCACAATACAGTGCGAGTGCAAATCAGCCATCTTCGCAAGCGCCTGCCTTCCTATGGCTGGACGATCCCGATGAACCATCGGGGCGCGGGCAATCACGGGTATTATTGCCTGGAGCCTGTCGCTAACGACAACGTACCGGCGGCAGACCGGAGGGCAGCAGCATGA
- a CDS encoding DUF669 domain-containing protein → MAKLASRFDATAHDTEQRDYEELPNGDYELEIEASEVKEGANGTGLKTTMTVLRPEEYKGRKVFNFYNLEHKNAQAQEIGQRQFASLCRAIGVSEVEDSEELHFKAFTAKIGLGKPSKDGQYPARAEIKKYYFPDEGNVPQPSIDVNQPVAQARPANDNRPAAANSNTPAPAAAAAGKKRPWG, encoded by the coding sequence ATGGCAAAACTAGCCAGCAGATTTGATGCGACTGCTCACGATACAGAGCAGCGCGACTACGAGGAACTGCCGAACGGCGACTATGAGCTGGAAATCGAGGCGTCGGAGGTCAAGGAAGGCGCAAACGGTACCGGCCTCAAGACAACAATGACGGTTCTTCGCCCCGAGGAATACAAGGGCCGCAAGGTCTTCAATTTCTACAATCTGGAACACAAGAACGCGCAGGCGCAAGAGATCGGCCAGCGTCAGTTCGCGAGCCTTTGCCGAGCGATCGGCGTCTCGGAAGTCGAGGATTCCGAAGAACTGCACTTCAAGGCGTTTACGGCAAAGATCGGCCTCGGCAAGCCTTCGAAGGACGGCCAATATCCGGCGCGCGCCGAGATCAAAAAATACTACTTCCCAGATGAAGGCAACGTGCCCCAGCCTTCGATCGACGTCAATCAGCCTGTAGCGCAGGCCCGCCCGGCCAACGACAACCGACCGGCTGCGGCTAACAGCAACACGCCAGCGCCAGCGGCTGCTGCGGCAGGCAAGAAACGACCTTGGGGTTAA
- a CDS encoding XRE family transcriptional regulator encodes MDKDFAFRLKNARVARDMSQAQLADLVGRDKSAISLLESGKRGASVDFVARLAKALNVREDWLAFEKGDMIGQEERAELERPADIFTPKLIPGNELVGDQRDLPVYAAAKGGDGHVIITFDPISYMKMPAVLQGVKGGYGLLLSGESMVPAYRPGETALVNPNLPPMRDEDVILYHTSEMDENEAIIKRLVGYNDREWMLEQYNPHKEFKEFRADWPVCHRVVGKYNTR; translated from the coding sequence ATGGATAAGGATTTCGCCTTTCGCCTTAAGAATGCGCGCGTCGCACGTGACATGAGCCAAGCCCAGCTTGCCGACCTTGTTGGTCGCGACAAGTCTGCAATAAGCTTGCTCGAAAGCGGCAAGCGCGGAGCTAGCGTCGACTTCGTCGCTCGCCTGGCAAAAGCCTTGAATGTTCGCGAGGATTGGCTTGCCTTTGAAAAAGGCGATATGATTGGCCAAGAAGAGCGGGCGGAACTTGAACGCCCTGCCGATATCTTCACACCGAAACTAATTCCCGGCAACGAGCTGGTAGGCGATCAACGCGACCTTCCCGTATATGCGGCAGCCAAGGGCGGCGACGGGCACGTAATTATTACGTTCGATCCAATCAGCTATATGAAGATGCCCGCTGTTCTGCAGGGTGTTAAGGGCGGCTACGGCTTGCTTCTCTCTGGAGAATCCATGGTCCCGGCCTATCGTCCTGGCGAAACGGCGCTCGTGAACCCCAATCTGCCGCCGATGCGTGACGAAGATGTGATCCTTTATCACACTAGCGAAATGGACGAGAACGAAGCAATTATTAAGCGACTCGTTGGCTACAACGATCGCGAATGGATGCTTGAGCAGTATAATCCACACAAGGAATTCAAAGAGTTCCGCGCTGATTGGCCCGTATGCCATCGTGTTGTAGGGAAATACAACACGCGCTGA
- the dnaN gene encoding DNA polymerase III subunit beta: MRVSIDRSQLAHALATVTRAIETRNSIPILANVLLAVEDGQLRLTGTDLDVEITTSLPVLDCHSGSATVPGKMLADIAKRVTGDITLELDAASSGGRLTVASGRSRYKLDVLPAEDFPSFSVGKFDTTLELDLVALVAPCVHAISTDKARQFLHGVFFHSHEGRLVAVATDGHRLVRNYGDEGDTEYGVILPSKLVAMLPKGVIKLSLSQTKVRIEAGGTVITSKLIEGTFPDHARLIPTGNSIILTVDRQQLIGALGRVSAIATDASRAVKLEVADVLCLSIADKAQDEIEGELDGEPLTIGFNPKYLQDMLGAVDEKDVCFAFSDGMSPAVLTGQGNWTGVVMPLRVQ, translated from the coding sequence ATGAGAGTCAGCATTGACCGCTCACAGCTCGCGCACGCCTTGGCGACCGTCACGCGCGCCATCGAAACCCGTAATTCAATTCCTATTCTCGCCAACGTGCTCTTGGCTGTTGAGGACGGCCAGTTGCGCCTCACCGGCACCGATCTGGATGTGGAGATAACGACCAGTCTCCCGGTGCTCGACTGCCATTCGGGCAGCGCAACCGTTCCTGGCAAGATGCTTGCGGATATCGCAAAGCGCGTGACGGGCGACATTACCCTTGAGCTGGATGCAGCTAGCAGTGGAGGCCGCCTTACAGTCGCTTCTGGTCGCAGCCGTTACAAGCTCGATGTCTTGCCTGCTGAGGACTTTCCGTCCTTTAGCGTTGGGAAATTCGACACAACACTTGAGCTGGATCTGGTTGCGCTTGTTGCGCCGTGTGTGCACGCAATCTCCACTGACAAGGCTAGGCAGTTTCTACACGGTGTGTTTTTTCACTCGCACGAAGGCAGGCTTGTTGCGGTCGCAACCGACGGCCATCGGCTTGTCAGGAACTATGGCGACGAGGGAGATACCGAGTACGGCGTGATCCTTCCTTCAAAGCTTGTCGCGATGCTTCCGAAAGGCGTCATCAAGCTTAGTCTGTCTCAGACAAAAGTGCGAATAGAGGCTGGCGGCACCGTCATTACATCAAAGCTGATTGAGGGGACCTTCCCCGATCATGCCCGCCTGATCCCGACTGGAAATTCCATCATTCTTACCGTGGACCGGCAACAGTTGATCGGCGCGCTCGGGCGAGTTTCAGCTATCGCCACTGACGCATCGCGCGCAGTGAAATTGGAAGTCGCGGATGTGCTTTGTTTGTCTATCGCCGACAAGGCGCAGGATGAAATCGAAGGCGAGTTGGACGGCGAGCCTTTGACCATCGGATTTAACCCCAAGTACTTGCAGGACATGCTCGGAGCAGTTGATGAGAAGGATGTGTGCTTCGCGTTCTCTGACGGCATGTCGCCAGCCGTTCTGACCGGCCAAGGCAACTGGACAGGGGTTGTGATGCCCCTGAGAGTGCAGTGA
- a CDS encoding ATP-binding protein: protein MALSLSSLKSTKRNDPPVILLYGVDGIGKTSLAAEFPDPIYLATEGERPPSDIEMATPGTIESFDDLLNVIGELLTEEHDRRTVIIDSLDGLEPLVWRATSARLGINSIEEAGFGKGYVEADTEWNELMAAVSALSRAGMYVVMLAHPEIVRFDSPTTDPYSRYQPKLHKRSNALVREKSDIVAFMNYRISIKEKEVARQTKVSHAEGGKERQVHFNEAAGFNAKNRYSMPDSVVYRKGQGFTDIAKFWPVGNDNDQGDAA from the coding sequence ATGGCTCTATCTCTTTCAAGCCTCAAGTCGACGAAGAGAAACGATCCGCCCGTGATCCTTCTCTACGGCGTCGACGGCATCGGCAAAACATCGCTCGCGGCAGAATTTCCAGATCCGATCTATCTCGCAACCGAAGGCGAGCGCCCGCCGTCTGATATCGAAATGGCAACGCCCGGCACGATTGAATCCTTCGACGATCTGCTGAACGTCATAGGCGAACTGCTGACCGAAGAACACGACCGCCGCACCGTGATTATAGACAGCCTCGACGGGCTAGAGCCGCTTGTCTGGCGTGCGACCTCGGCCCGCCTCGGTATAAACAGCATCGAGGAGGCCGGGTTCGGTAAAGGCTACGTGGAGGCCGATACCGAATGGAACGAGCTCATGGCAGCGGTGTCGGCGCTATCCCGTGCTGGCATGTATGTCGTCATGCTGGCGCACCCTGAAATCGTTCGCTTCGACAGCCCGACTACCGATCCGTATTCTCGATACCAGCCCAAGCTGCACAAGCGATCGAATGCACTGGTTCGCGAGAAGTCCGACATCGTCGCGTTCATGAACTACCGTATCTCCATCAAGGAAAAAGAAGTGGCCCGCCAGACGAAGGTTAGCCACGCGGAAGGCGGCAAGGAGCGCCAGGTGCACTTCAACGAGGCGGCGGGCTTCAACGCCAAAAACCGCTATTCGATGCCGGACAGCGTCGTTTACCGCAAAGGGCAAGGCTTTACCGACATTGCCAAGTTCTGGCCGGTTGGCAACGACAATGACCAAGGGGACGCCGCTTAA